The following proteins are co-located in the Spea bombifrons isolate aSpeBom1 chromosome 3, aSpeBom1.2.pri, whole genome shotgun sequence genome:
- the RAB10 gene encoding ras-related protein Rab-10, giving the protein MAKKTYDLLFKLLLIGDSGVGKTCVLFRFSDDAFNTTFISTIGIDFKIKTVELQGKKIKLQIWDTAGQERFHTITTSYYRGAMGIMLVYDITNAKSFENISKWLRNIDEHANEDVERMLLGNKCDMEDKRVVPKAKGEQIAREHGIRFFETSAKANVNIEKAFLTLAEDILRKTPVKEPNSENVDISSGGGVTGWKSKCC; this is encoded by the exons ATGGCGAAGAAGACGTACGACCTGCTCTTTAAACTGCTGCTGATCGGGGACTCCGGGGTGGGGAAGACCTGCGTGCTCTTCCGCTTCTCGGACGATGCCTTCAACACCACCTTCATCTCCACCATCG GAATCGACTTCAAGATCAAAACCGTGGAGCTGCAAGGAAAGAAAATCAAACTCCAGATCTG GGACACGGCCGGGCAGGAGCGCTTCCACACCATCACCACCTCCTACTACCGTGGGGCGATGGGGATCATGCTGGTGTATGACATCACCAACGCCAAGAGCTTCGAGAACATCAGCAAGTGGCTGAGAAACATAGATGAG CATGCCAACGAGGACGTGGAGCGCATGCTTCTAGGAAACAAGTGCGACATGGAGGACAAGCGAGTGGTGCCCAAGGCCAAGGGCGAGCAG ATCGCTCGGGAACACGGGATTAGGTTTTTTGAGACGAGCGCCAAAGCGAACGTAAACATCGAGAAGGCATTCCTCACGTTAGCGGAAGACATACTCCGAAAG aCTCCAGTGAAAGAACCCAACAGTGAAAATGTAGATATCAGCAGCGGGGGGGGCGTCACGGGCTGGAAGAGCAAATGTTGTTGA